The following proteins are encoded in a genomic region of Candidatus Babeliaceae bacterium:
- a CDS encoding nucleoside monophosphate kinase, with protein sequence MALTTLQLCNGFIKMLNNNQQFFLLCIVTIVTIVGQENFVLIGPPGGGKGTFSSYMTKQHNYRQICPGDILREHIKNNTELGKVIKPILERGDDIDCTVVYKIIDSEVTSCLERKIPFIIDGFPRNAHTFEFLKKFLKEKSASSLITFIHFKIDNQTCLERINNRLVCTYCGSIFNKTTNKPKKEALCDCCNKELQIRIGDETEITVKRLNAYRKNIEPLTEFAKKDFKLYTIDAHTPLVDCIKMYESLLKH encoded by the coding sequence ATGGCACTCACAACACTACAATTATGCAATGGATTTATAAAAATGCTCAATAATAATCAACAATTTTTTTTACTATGTATCGTTACGATAGTTACCATAGTTGGACAAGAAAATTTTGTTCTCATAGGCCCTCCTGGTGGTGGAAAGGGTACATTTTCATCTTATATGACCAAGCAGCATAATTATCGTCAGATCTGTCCCGGTGATATTTTGAGAGAACATATTAAGAATAATACAGAGCTAGGAAAAGTAATTAAGCCAATTCTAGAGCGAGGAGATGATATCGATTGCACTGTTGTTTATAAAATAATCGATAGTGAAGTGACCTCTTGTTTGGAAAGAAAAATTCCATTTATTATAGATGGCTTTCCCAGAAACGCCCACACCTTTGAATTTCTTAAAAAATTTCTTAAAGAAAAGAGTGCATCTTCTCTTATTACTTTTATTCATTTTAAAATAGATAATCAAACTTGTCTTGAACGCATAAATAACCGGCTTGTTTGTACCTATTGCGGCAGCATTTTTAATAAAACAACCAATAAGCCAAAAAAAGAAGCGCTGTGCGATTGTTGTAACAAAGAACTTCAGATCAGAATTGGAGATGAAACAGAGATTACTGTAAAAAGACTTAATGCATACAGAAAAAATATTGAACCGCTCACAGAATTTGCCAAGAAAGATTTTAAGCTATATACAATAGACGCTCATACTCCATTGGTTGACTGCATTAAGATGTATGAATCATTATTAAAGCATTAA